GCTCCGGCCGTGCCGATCACCGTGATACCGCGCTCGCGGGCGATCTGCAGCACCGCCGATCCGACTCCCCCGGACGCACCGCTGGCCAGCAGCGTCTGCCCGGGCCGCACACCGACCTCACGGATGATGCGCAGCGCGGTCTCCACCACGGAGGGGTACCCGGCCGCCTCTTCGAACGTCAGCCCCTCGGGCATACGGGCCCAGGCCGACAGCACAGCGAACTCGGCATAGGTACTCGCCCCTTCGCCGAAGACGTGGTCGCCGACCTTGACCCCTTCGACGCCCTCGCCTACCTCATCCACCACCCCGGCGGCGTCCTGCCCGACCCCGGCGGGCAACTCGACCGGATGGGCCGCAAGGATCTGGCCTTCGCGGACCCTCCAGTCGACGGGGTTCACGCCCGCCGCCCGCACGGCGATACGTATCCGACCGGGGCCCGCGTGGGGCTCCTCGGCATCTTCCAGTTGCAGAACGTCCGGACCGCCGAACTCGGCGAAGCTCACTCTCTTCATGCCTCGAACGTAGCACTAACGGTTAGTGTTTTGAAACAGTTCCGTATTTGTTCCTGATAGCGTCAGGGCATGACCGTGCAGCCCGGACGCCGCGAGCGCAAGAAGACCGCGACCCGCCAGAAGATCGCCGACACCGCTTTGCGGCTGTTCCTGGAACGCGGCTACGACGCGGTGGGCATCCGTGACGTGGCCGCCGAGGCCGACGTGGCCGTCACCACCGTCTTCTCCCACTTCGCCTCGAAAGAGGCCCTGGTCTTCGAGCAGGACGCAGACTTCGCGCAGCGCCTCGCACAGGCGGTCACCGGCCGGGCGCCGCACGAACCGCTCATCCCTGCGCTGCGCCATGAGATCCATGCCCTGGTGCT
This portion of the Streptomyces sp. 2114.4 genome encodes:
- a CDS encoding NADP-dependent oxidoreductase — translated: MKRVSFAEFGGPDVLQLEDAEEPHAGPGRIRIAVRAAGVNPVDWRVREGQILAAHPVELPAGVGQDAAGVVDEVGEGVEGVKVGDHVFGEGASTYAEFAVLSAWARMPEGLTFEEAAGYPSVVETALRIIREVGVRPGQTLLASGASGGVGSAVLQIARERGITVIGTAGAANQDYLRSLGALATTYGEGWVERVRQLGPVDAALDLAGSGVIRELIELTGDPQKVISIADLAAPDLGVRFSGVAGSMPEALTEAVGLISRRKLHIPVEKAYPLAEAAAAHTDSQAGHTRGRRVMVV
- a CDS encoding TetR/AcrR family transcriptional regulator — translated: MTVQPGRRERKKTATRQKIADTALRLFLERGYDAVGIRDVAAEADVAVTTVFSHFASKEALVFEQDADFAQRLAQAVTGRAPHEPLIPALRHEIHALVLHCTADSAAPIWRMIDASPALREYEESMRLRHAESLATALAADPGLSRTTTACRTIARFVIDAYSLAREAADPEAAVDEIFQMIEAAWQATGPSERA